In one Candidatus Lernaella stagnicola genomic region, the following are encoded:
- a CDS encoding trypsin-like serine protease has translation MKTRILFLVVLVFAFALTACDSTEPRATDDADGLNQSVNPIYNGFPPDAPEHDAVVSLHKFDPKKSVVYVGPFCSGTLIASDVVLTAAHCLDIATGPKSKFKTMAAKNLLIYVGDEPAVDILDHLYVVTETVIYPGYDRVALRNDLALIKLATAISEPVAPVPHLPAALEFTPADIGALINIAGFGETETGSSGVKMQIDVPLASLGCNVTGCPDAGDAATQIAYQQIIGGPCFGDSGGPAFAYRAGEPYVGGITSYGDSYCTYYGVSTRVDAFQGWIDPFVSGPTPPDCSADDWCNPECETGADPDCVTPPPGDCGNGVCDEGESCDGRYDTLSCPADCPGLSTGKPKGRYCYVGDTCEGRGCP, from the coding sequence ATGAAAACGAGAATCTTATTTTTGGTCGTCTTGGTATTCGCGTTCGCGCTGACGGCATGCGATTCCACGGAACCGAGGGCAACCGACGATGCGGACGGGCTGAACCAGAGCGTCAACCCTATATACAACGGGTTTCCGCCCGACGCTCCGGAACACGATGCGGTTGTCAGCTTACACAAGTTCGACCCCAAAAAATCAGTGGTCTACGTGGGCCCCTTCTGCTCGGGCACGTTGATTGCGTCGGATGTGGTTCTGACGGCGGCGCACTGCCTGGACATCGCGACGGGTCCCAAATCGAAGTTCAAAACGATGGCGGCGAAAAATCTGCTGATCTACGTCGGCGATGAGCCGGCGGTCGACATTCTGGATCACTTGTATGTCGTCACCGAAACGGTGATCTACCCGGGCTACGATCGCGTGGCGTTGCGTAACGATCTGGCCCTGATCAAACTGGCGACGGCGATCAGCGAACCGGTCGCACCGGTCCCGCATTTGCCCGCGGCGCTCGAATTCACCCCGGCCGACATCGGCGCGTTGATCAACATTGCCGGCTTCGGCGAGACCGAAACCGGCTCCAGTGGCGTGAAAATGCAGATCGATGTGCCCCTGGCCAGCCTGGGATGCAACGTGACCGGTTGCCCCGACGCCGGCGACGCAGCGACCCAGATCGCCTATCAGCAGATCATCGGCGGCCCGTGCTTCGGCGACAGCGGCGGACCGGCGTTCGCCTATCGCGCCGGTGAGCCTTACGTTGGCGGCATCACTTCCTACGGTGATTCTTACTGCACCTATTACGGCGTGAGTACGCGCGTAGACGCGTTCCAAGGCTGGATCGACCCATTCGTCTCCGGCCCGACGCCGCCCGATTGCTCTGCCGACGATTGGTGTAATCCCGAGTGCGAGACGGGCGCCGATCCCGACTGCGTCACGCCCCCGCCCGGCGATTGCGGCAACGGCGTGTGCGACGAGGGCGAAAGCTGCGACGGGCGGTACGATACGTTGTCATGCCCGGCCGACTGCCCCGGATTGTCCACGGGCAAACCTAAGGGTCGCTATTGCTATGTGGGCGACACCTGCGAAGGTCGCGGCTGTCCCTGA
- a CDS encoding formylglycine-generating enzyme family protein — protein MKLRKLLFICLLMAVMAASVFSLVACGDDDDDDDNDDDTTIPGDDDDDNDDDNNDDDDNNDDDDDNNDDTTPPPPTSEGYAYVPAGSFNMGSPETEIGHRFNETQHTVALTRHFEVKQTEVTQGEFEELMGYNPAYFNFLGDHANQPVEQVSWFDTLAYANRLSTGAGYAACYTLSDLLCADETTGDTDTYCRDNGGIAAAEVSLNAATVYECEGFRLPTEAEWEHAVRAGTTTAVYTGDIETPSCLPRDPNLAPIAWYCANSGRKTHDVAQKHPNTWDLYDMLGNVKEWVWDWYAHDITAQTSDPLGGAEGNFRGVRGGAARFHGAANTRAAFRTGHAPDQRLFTLGFRTVRTLPAQAAKLLEAPAPPPIQVTESIRSPRDWPDSLPFTFTRPQIGDPVTAQEVTEFTQAITQYWIDTHFFPRYQWLSHGMDADNPQGWPEFRLFYQDSSAVKDGDVLELPVGGNSDNLMIRTGKIFNAAAALYLASGDATAAYLVEKYSLGLIALMQGFLWSEDDPELWIMPRTIFPQNYTQIEDGRELFVNYDPIKDELQYDWNGWTIPNDGNPYYGDIWVRTHRSKDDVPHFYRMIPHLYRLVDDAPDATVREAAAEALYYMEKWTQDIVNAGYFIRTKDESGDTYIPMSAEYEFLVNDLASFVIFDPVVPDAECDAEISTAFIAYREPLANDCGGGQSLIYDYIASAQHYFNDRNIIRIFHIDAVLLAIMHGYNDEALELLEGLAERTDYIFDNSKQDEHRDYDADTASYMLVCATSGLPLTNREVRHIHQEYELAMEWYLAWPNWDPWDDSVPDGDVQIRPPSNMTEEKSVVRDTEMAYFIEYCQAPFRNPETIDPVDCDIILDPSQWGTSR, from the coding sequence ATGAAACTCAGGAAACTCCTTTTCATTTGTTTGTTGATGGCCGTCATGGCGGCGTCGGTCTTCTCTCTGGTCGCCTGCGGCGACGATGACGATGACGACGACAACGACGACGACACCACGATACCGGGTGACGACGATGACGACAACGACGACGACAACAACGACGATGACGACAACAATGATGATGACGACGATAACAACGACGACACCACGCCCCCGCCGCCAACCAGCGAGGGGTACGCTTATGTCCCGGCCGGCTCGTTCAACATGGGCAGCCCCGAAACCGAAATCGGCCACCGCTTCAACGAAACCCAACACACGGTAGCACTCACCCGCCACTTCGAGGTGAAACAAACCGAGGTTACGCAGGGGGAATTCGAAGAACTCATGGGCTACAACCCGGCCTACTTCAATTTCCTCGGAGACCACGCGAACCAACCGGTGGAACAGGTTTCGTGGTTCGACACCCTGGCCTACGCCAACCGGCTTTCGACCGGCGCGGGCTACGCCGCGTGCTACACGCTAAGCGACCTGCTGTGCGCCGATGAAACAACCGGCGATACCGACACCTATTGCCGCGACAACGGCGGCATCGCCGCTGCCGAAGTGAGCCTCAACGCGGCGACGGTCTACGAGTGCGAAGGATTCCGCCTACCCACCGAAGCCGAGTGGGAGCATGCGGTTCGGGCGGGCACGACGACCGCCGTATACACCGGCGATATCGAAACCCCCTCCTGCCTCCCGCGCGACCCGAATCTGGCGCCGATCGCCTGGTACTGCGCCAACTCCGGACGCAAAACGCACGACGTGGCCCAGAAGCACCCAAACACCTGGGATCTGTACGACATGCTCGGCAACGTCAAGGAATGGGTGTGGGATTGGTACGCGCACGACATCACGGCGCAGACTTCCGACCCGCTCGGCGGCGCCGAGGGTAACTTCCGCGGTGTGCGCGGCGGGGCGGCGCGCTTCCACGGCGCGGCCAACACGCGCGCGGCGTTCCGCACGGGACACGCCCCCGATCAACGATTGTTCACGTTGGGATTCCGCACCGTCCGCACGCTGCCGGCGCAGGCAGCCAAACTGCTTGAAGCCCCCGCACCCCCGCCGATCCAAGTGACGGAGTCGATCCGGAGCCCGCGGGACTGGCCGGACTCGCTGCCCTTTACCTTCACGCGGCCCCAGATCGGCGACCCGGTGACTGCGCAGGAGGTTACGGAGTTTACGCAGGCGATCACGCAGTATTGGATCGACACGCACTTCTTCCCCCGGTATCAGTGGCTCAGCCATGGGATGGACGCGGACAATCCGCAGGGATGGCCGGAGTTCCGGCTCTTTTACCAGGATAGCTCGGCCGTGAAGGACGGCGACGTGCTTGAGCTTCCGGTCGGCGGCAACAGCGACAACCTGATGATTCGCACCGGCAAGATTTTCAACGCCGCGGCGGCATTGTATCTGGCCAGCGGCGACGCCACGGCCGCGTATTTGGTGGAAAAATACAGCCTCGGGCTCATAGCCTTGATGCAAGGTTTCCTATGGAGCGAGGACGACCCGGAACTCTGGATCATGCCGCGCACGATCTTCCCGCAAAACTACACACAAATCGAAGACGGGCGGGAACTGTTCGTCAATTACGACCCGATCAAGGACGAACTGCAATACGACTGGAACGGGTGGACGATTCCCAACGACGGCAACCCCTATTACGGCGACATCTGGGTGCGGACGCACCGCAGCAAGGATGACGTACCGCATTTCTACCGGATGATTCCGCATCTGTATCGTTTGGTTGACGACGCGCCCGACGCGACCGTGCGTGAGGCCGCCGCGGAAGCGTTATACTACATGGAGAAGTGGACGCAGGATATCGTCAACGCCGGCTACTTCATCCGCACGAAGGACGAAAGCGGTGACACGTACATTCCGATGAGCGCCGAGTACGAGTTTCTCGTCAACGACCTGGCCAGTTTCGTCATCTTCGATCCGGTGGTGCCCGACGCCGAATGCGACGCCGAGATCAGCACCGCCTTTATTGCCTATCGTGAGCCGCTGGCCAACGACTGCGGCGGCGGCCAAAGTTTGATCTACGATTACATCGCCTCGGCGCAGCACTACTTCAACGACCGCAACATCATCCGCATCTTTCACATCGACGCGGTGCTGTTGGCGATCATGCACGGCTACAACGATGAGGCGTTGGAACTACTAGAAGGCTTGGCCGAACGCACCGACTACATTTTCGACAACAGCAAGCAGGATGAGCACCGCGACTACGACGCCGACACGGCCTCGTATATGCTCGTCTGCGCCACCAGCGGGTTGCCGCTTACCAACCGGGAAGTGCGGCACATTCACCAGGAATACGAGTTGGCCATGGAGTGGTATCTGGCATGGCCGAATTGGGACCCGTGGGACGACTCGGTACCCGACGGCGATGTGCAGATTCGTCCGCCCAGCAACATGACGGAGGAGAAATCCGTGGTGCGCGACACGGAAATGGCGTACTTCATCGAGTACTGTCAGGCGCCCTTCCGTAACCCCGAGACGATCGATCCGGTGGATTGCGACATCATCCTCGACCCGAGCCAATGGGGGACGTCGCGCTAG
- the dapF gene encoding diaminopimelate epimerase codes for MTNQKIDFVKMTGSGNDFVLIDNRRGVIDANQAAAWAAQVCRRGLGIGADGLILLHDDPDPEFDFTWRFFNSDGSEAEMCGNGGRCAVRFAYDHGLAASKEMAFRTLVGKVRGWILDGKDIRVGLTEPQDYRPKVMVSVPAGEIRLSYIDTGVPHAVWLVRDVEAADVLRLGRQIREHEEFAPRGTNVNFVQVTGPDSLSIRTYERGVEAETLACGTGCAAAAITMGLVGRVRPPVMIRTRSGDVLCVDYTQENDKITNLTFQGPVRYVARGVLDPESWE; via the coding sequence ATGACGAATCAGAAAATCGACTTCGTAAAAATGACCGGCAGCGGCAACGATTTTGTCCTCATCGACAATCGCCGGGGCGTGATCGACGCGAATCAAGCCGCCGCCTGGGCGGCGCAAGTGTGCCGCCGCGGCTTAGGCATCGGCGCCGATGGTTTGATTTTGCTGCACGATGATCCCGACCCGGAATTCGATTTCACCTGGCGTTTTTTCAACAGCGACGGCTCCGAAGCCGAAATGTGCGGCAATGGCGGACGCTGCGCGGTGCGCTTCGCCTATGACCACGGCTTAGCGGCGTCCAAAGAAATGGCTTTTCGCACGCTGGTCGGCAAGGTTCGCGGCTGGATTCTCGACGGTAAAGACATTCGGGTCGGCTTGACTGAACCCCAAGATTATCGACCGAAAGTGATGGTCTCCGTGCCGGCCGGCGAAATCCGCCTTTCCTACATCGACACCGGTGTGCCGCATGCCGTGTGGTTGGTCCGGGATGTTGAAGCGGCCGACGTCCTGCGTCTCGGACGCCAGATTCGCGAGCACGAAGAGTTCGCCCCGCGCGGCACCAACGTCAACTTCGTGCAGGTGACCGGCCCGGACTCCCTGTCTATCCGTACCTACGAGCGCGGCGTGGAAGCCGAAACCTTGGCTTGCGGCACCGGGTGCGCGGCGGCGGCCATTACGATGGGGCTGGTGGGCCGCGTCAGGCCGCCGGTAATGATACGAACCCGCAGCGGCGACGTGCTGTGCGTCGACTACACTCAGGAAAACGACAAAATCACGAACCTGACGTTTCAGGGGCCGGTCCGCTATGTGGCGCGGGGGGTGTTGGACCCGGAAAGCTGGGAATAA
- a CDS encoding glycosyltransferase family 39 protein — protein MRVGGVRNYIWLLLVFLCVFSFSLNLIVIAYDHVGDVYDTMHLERTGRLLAHAVQGENDAWPAFRGAVAGSAYPPLIHYLSLPVRLVVGDHPRAGAVTVAAWSLLTILATFGIGHLLAGDRAGLLAAFFITFAPGFYRFARLETTDAPLAAMVALTMFFLLRSDGLGRRAGAMQFGAVAALGMLTKQSFMLYLILPSSYLIVQYLWAAKPEKRKVRLRNAAWSSGIFLAIVFMLYLPGLESWITTRQVVRAFYLAVDQIGFVDNLKLLISTGLGPFLTVLTILGFILVSKAEWANRALFLWFVPPILLLHAVFGMQSTRYLLPLLPAGAILGALGVEKWLIETGRKRAVAGVLVVFFVLGGAAAYDNLRAEQTPFSFRDFEKRQHIEGLPRPERLGWSVQPIASKMAAGAANKKFVMLLDSPYTSLLQGELWLADPRLDIDNLFERAAAGRTPPEFEPDGSLVEYLRAADVILVKSGFNTDTRNFNWAQDVNRKFAQRVFKAFFEVKGEFELVDHFPYPESTSPVLLYRKKQRTSRVIPSFPGPTPPAPHSGPAPETSGS, from the coding sequence ATGCGCGTTGGGGGCGTCCGGAATTACATCTGGCTTTTACTTGTTTTCCTGTGCGTTTTCTCCTTTTCCCTAAATCTGATCGTGATCGCCTACGACCACGTCGGCGACGTCTACGACACCATGCACCTGGAGCGAACCGGGCGTCTGCTTGCCCACGCCGTCCAAGGTGAAAATGACGCGTGGCCCGCCTTTCGCGGCGCCGTGGCCGGTTCGGCGTATCCACCACTGATCCATTATTTATCCTTGCCGGTGCGCCTGGTCGTCGGCGATCACCCGCGGGCCGGTGCGGTGACCGTCGCGGCGTGGTCCCTGTTGACGATCCTGGCCACGTTCGGCATCGGGCACCTTCTGGCAGGAGACCGCGCCGGTCTTTTAGCAGCGTTTTTCATAACTTTCGCGCCCGGGTTCTATCGCTTTGCCCGGTTGGAGACGACCGACGCTCCCTTGGCGGCCATGGTCGCACTCACGATGTTTTTCTTGCTACGCAGCGACGGACTCGGTCGGCGGGCCGGCGCCATGCAATTTGGTGCGGTGGCAGCGTTGGGAATGCTGACGAAGCAATCCTTCATGCTTTATCTAATACTTCCGAGTAGTTACCTCATTGTACAGTACCTTTGGGCGGCCAAACCGGAAAAGCGCAAAGTTCGTCTGCGGAACGCCGCGTGGTCCAGCGGGATCTTCTTGGCCATCGTTTTTATGTTGTATTTACCGGGACTTGAGTCGTGGATCACAACTCGTCAGGTCGTGCGGGCATTTTATCTCGCCGTGGACCAAATCGGCTTCGTCGACAACCTCAAATTATTGATTTCGACCGGGTTAGGGCCATTTTTGACCGTCTTAACCATTCTGGGATTCATCTTGGTATCCAAGGCCGAATGGGCCAATCGGGCCCTGTTTTTATGGTTTGTGCCGCCGATTTTGCTGCTGCACGCGGTATTTGGGATGCAAAGCACCCGTTATCTGCTGCCGTTACTACCCGCCGGGGCCATATTGGGGGCCCTGGGAGTGGAAAAGTGGCTAATCGAAACCGGTCGCAAGCGGGCGGTGGCCGGGGTTTTGGTGGTGTTTTTCGTCCTCGGCGGCGCGGCTGCGTACGACAATCTTCGCGCGGAGCAAACGCCGTTTTCCTTCCGCGATTTCGAAAAGCGCCAGCACATCGAGGGATTGCCGCGCCCGGAGCGATTGGGGTGGAGCGTTCAGCCGATCGCCAGCAAGATGGCGGCCGGGGCGGCGAACAAAAAGTTTGTCATGTTGCTTGATTCGCCCTACACCTCGCTTTTGCAGGGTGAGCTTTGGTTGGCGGATCCGCGGTTGGATATCGACAATTTGTTCGAGCGGGCCGCGGCGGGGCGAACGCCGCCGGAATTTGAGCCCGACGGCTCGTTGGTGGAGTACTTGCGCGCCGCGGACGTCATTTTGGTCAAATCGGGATTCAACACCGACACGCGCAACTTCAATTGGGCGCAGGACGTCAACCGAAAATTCGCTCAGCGCGTGTTCAAAGCGTTTTTTGAAGTGAAGGGCGAGTTCGAATTGGTGGATCACTTTCCGTACCCGGAAAGTACGTCGCCCGTCCTGTTGTATCGAAAGAAACAGCGGACGTCGCGGGTTATTCCCAGCTTTCCGGGTCCAACACCCCCCGCGCCACATAGCGGACCGGCCCCTGAAACGTCAGGTTCGTGA
- a CDS encoding Rid family detoxifying hydrolase, producing MAMHHKDAVTTEKAPGAIGPYSQGIKCGNMVFTSGQLPIDPDSKKIPDDVQDQARIALGNVMGVLQAAGATLSDVVKVTVFLLNIDDFAAVNEVYKELFDDERALPYPARSAVQVAKLPGPAGCKLEIEAIAALGA from the coding sequence ATGGCCATGCACCACAAGGACGCAGTCACAACCGAAAAAGCTCCAGGAGCTATCGGTCCGTATTCCCAAGGCATCAAATGCGGCAACATGGTGTTCACATCCGGTCAACTGCCCATCGATCCCGATTCCAAGAAAATCCCGGACGACGTCCAGGACCAGGCCCGCATAGCCTTGGGTAACGTGATGGGCGTTTTGCAGGCTGCCGGCGCCACCTTGTCCGACGTGGTCAAGGTGACGGTATTTCTTCTGAATATCGATGACTTCGCGGCTGTCAACGAAGTCTATAAAGAGCTGTTCGATGACGAGAGAGCATTGCCTTATCCCGCTCGAAGCGCCGTCCAAGTGGCCAAATTACCCGGACCGGCGGGCTGCAAATTGGAGATCGAGGCAATCGCCGCGCTCGGCGCTTGA
- the alaS gene encoding alanine--tRNA ligase, protein MTGNEVRKAFLDYFARQQHKVLPSSPLVPQKDPTLLFANAGMVQFKSVFLGEQDIGTRRATTSQKCLRVSGKHNDFENVGRTARHHTFFEMLGNFSFGDYFKHDAIRFAWELLTQVYKLDPDKMYASVFETDDEAADIWLNEIGVPKEHVVRFGEADNFWSMGDTGPCGPCSEILYDQGPEFAGTLEDGDRYLELWNLVFMQYNRDESGVMTPLPRPSIDTGAGLERITAVLQGVETNYDSDLFTAIHRETSRLSGLTYGADPDMTVSMRVVADHVRAMTFLIGDGVLPSNEGRGYVLRRIMRRAARHGVLLGVREPFLFQVSGAVVETMCGQYPELRDRASFIAKIVKNEEERFLRTLENGLKLLNAELGKAAGVLDGEVAFKLYDTFGFPLDLTEDICRDRDVAIDQESFEKAMARQRAQSRAAWDGSGAAELADGHRELLAKGYTTEFVGYETLKSDAEVIGLILDGALVDQLTAGQKGELVVDVTPFYAEMGGQVGDRGRVLHGDALVDVTDAIQLGETLVSHHVKVQKGIVKVGDRVTMAIDPNRRRRIQRNHTATHLLHKALQEVLGPDAKQAGSLVAPDRLRFDFTHFTAMTPEELAAVERRVNELVMEDEAISVDQEDYKEAVKKGAMALFGEKYDAEVRVISIGADTSCELCGGTHLQRTGQIGPFVIVHEGSVAAGVRRIEAVTGDGAVAHLQTNEERLRTTAELLKTTPGDLVDRTEKLLGELRAAHKDIERLKNQLAGQAGANILDEVIEHDGVKVLAATTHVADAAELRQFAVGLRDKLGSGVIFLAADGGGKALLLAMVTDDLTGRFHAGKIVGPAAKAIGGGGGGKPDLAQAGGKDVTRLDDAVAAALEVIKSM, encoded by the coding sequence ATGACCGGCAACGAAGTGCGCAAAGCCTTTTTGGACTATTTCGCTCGGCAACAGCACAAGGTGCTGCCCAGTTCGCCCCTGGTGCCGCAAAAGGACCCCACGCTGCTGTTCGCCAACGCCGGCATGGTGCAGTTCAAAAGCGTCTTTCTGGGCGAGCAGGACATCGGCACCCGCCGCGCCACCACCAGCCAAAAGTGCCTGCGCGTCTCGGGCAAACACAACGATTTCGAAAACGTCGGCCGGACCGCGCGTCACCACACCTTCTTTGAGATGCTCGGCAATTTCAGCTTCGGCGATTATTTCAAGCACGACGCCATTCGCTTCGCCTGGGAACTCTTGACCCAGGTGTACAAGCTGGATCCCGATAAAATGTACGCCAGTGTCTTTGAAACCGACGACGAAGCCGCCGACATCTGGCTCAACGAAATCGGCGTCCCCAAAGAACACGTCGTGCGCTTCGGCGAAGCTGACAACTTCTGGTCCATGGGCGATACCGGTCCCTGCGGACCGTGCAGCGAAATCCTCTACGACCAAGGACCCGAATTCGCCGGCACCCTCGAGGATGGCGACCGCTACCTCGAACTGTGGAACCTCGTGTTCATGCAATATAACCGCGACGAATCCGGCGTGATGACGCCCCTGCCCCGCCCGTCGATCGACACCGGGGCCGGGCTCGAACGCATCACGGCCGTGTTGCAGGGCGTGGAAACGAACTACGACAGCGACCTGTTCACGGCGATTCACCGCGAAACCAGCCGCCTTTCCGGCCTCACCTACGGCGCCGATCCGGACATGACCGTCAGCATGCGCGTGGTGGCCGACCACGTGCGCGCCATGACCTTCCTGATCGGCGACGGCGTGCTGCCCAGCAACGAGGGGCGCGGCTACGTCTTGCGCCGCATCATGCGGCGGGCGGCGCGGCACGGCGTGCTGCTGGGCGTGCGCGAACCTTTCTTGTTCCAAGTCAGCGGCGCCGTCGTGGAAACCATGTGCGGCCAGTACCCCGAACTGCGCGACCGCGCCTCGTTCATCGCCAAGATCGTCAAGAACGAGGAAGAGCGCTTCCTGCGCACCCTGGAAAACGGCCTCAAGCTGCTCAACGCCGAACTGGGCAAAGCCGCCGGCGTGCTCGACGGCGAAGTCGCCTTCAAACTCTACGACACCTTCGGCTTCCCCTTGGATCTGACCGAAGACATCTGCCGCGACCGCGACGTCGCCATCGACCAGGAAAGCTTCGAAAAGGCCATGGCCCGGCAGCGCGCCCAAAGCCGCGCGGCTTGGGACGGCTCCGGCGCCGCCGAATTGGCCGACGGCCACCGCGAACTGCTCGCCAAGGGCTACACGACGGAATTCGTCGGGTATGAGACGCTGAAATCCGACGCCGAGGTCATCGGTTTGATTCTCGACGGCGCGCTCGTTGACCAGCTCACCGCCGGGCAAAAAGGCGAACTGGTGGTCGACGTCACGCCCTTCTACGCCGAGATGGGCGGGCAGGTCGGCGACCGCGGCCGCGTGCTGCACGGCGACGCCCTCGTGGACGTAACCGACGCGATCCAGCTTGGCGAAACACTCGTGTCCCATCACGTCAAAGTGCAAAAGGGTATCGTCAAAGTCGGCGACCGCGTGACCATGGCCATCGACCCGAACCGGCGGCGGCGCATTCAGCGCAACCACACCGCCACCCACCTGCTGCACAAGGCGCTTCAGGAAGTGCTGGGGCCCGACGCCAAGCAGGCCGGTTCGCTCGTCGCGCCCGATCGCCTGCGCTTCGACTTCACGCACTTCACCGCCATGACGCCCGAGGAACTAGCGGCCGTCGAGCGGCGGGTCAACGAACTGGTCATGGAAGACGAAGCGATCAGTGTCGATCAAGAGGACTATAAGGAAGCCGTCAAAAAAGGTGCCATGGCCCTGTTCGGCGAAAAGTACGACGCCGAAGTGCGCGTCATTTCCATCGGCGCGGATACCAGCTGCGAACTGTGCGGCGGCACCCACTTGCAACGCACCGGCCAAATCGGCCCCTTCGTGATCGTCCACGAGGGCTCGGTCGCCGCCGGCGTGCGACGCATCGAAGCCGTGACCGGCGACGGCGCCGTGGCCCACCTGCAAACCAACGAGGAACGCCTGCGCACGACCGCGGAACTGCTCAAAACGACGCCCGGCGACCTGGTCGACCGCACCGAAAAGCTGCTGGGCGAACTGCGCGCCGCGCACAAGGATATCGAGCGCCTCAAAAACCAACTCGCAGGCCAGGCGGGCGCGAATATTTTGGATGAAGTCATCGAGCATGATGGCGTCAAGGTGTTGGCCGCCACCACGCACGTCGCCGACGCGGCCGAACTGCGCCAGTTCGCCGTGGGCCTGCGCGACAAGCTGGGCTCGGGCGTGATTTTCCTGGCCGCCGACGGCGGCGGCAAAGCCCTGCTGCTGGCGATGGTGACCGACGACCTGACCGGCCGCTTCCACGCGGGCAAAATCGTCGGCCCGGCGGCCAAGGCTATCGGCGGGGGGGGCGGCGGTAAGCCGGACCTGGCGCAAGCCGGCGGCAAAGACGTGACTCGCCTCGACGACGCCGTCGCCGCTGCGCTCGAAGTCATTAAGTCGATGTAA
- a CDS encoding pentapeptide repeat-containing protein, giving the protein MAENEQAENEQVENEQVENEQAETNTTEPAEYEQRKQGRFEEWVIAHTGISIIFAAFFGLAAVYGAIAWINYHCLPCEYNNPGICALIAKSPPWTLLTALGTVFAVLLTWYIRSVHRHQELDKRERELIERRRENAHREKEFVTRCEEGKERLFNERYARAIELLGNDDIDVKLGAVYALDRLAGDSEKDRATIINYFMALARRIAPAEVHIEQDGETGERKNIKDRSTPLDGPTKVLLQVIINSIGKYFSDVAEEQRPKFQNIDLRGMRFIRMNLEGVRFTECLLDNAIFHFTNLDRGEFRHIDFGSSTISSSSLRKARVYYSIFKDGIWEYVEAGGCRFFDSEYENSWGPSVALTKAYFAFMTFRGMLFQIDLSQAYFDDVRFEECEYLPGEAKFPEGFDPEKAGITRLLE; this is encoded by the coding sequence ATGGCGGAGAACGAGCAAGCCGAGAACGAACAAGTCGAGAACGAGCAAGTCGAGAACGAACAAGCCGAAACAAATACGACCGAACCGGCGGAATACGAACAGCGAAAACAAGGCCGTTTCGAGGAATGGGTTATCGCCCACACGGGCATTTCAATTATCTTTGCGGCGTTTTTCGGCCTCGCTGCTGTATACGGGGCCATCGCTTGGATCAATTATCATTGCCTGCCTTGCGAATACAATAATCCGGGCATTTGTGCGCTAATTGCGAAGAGCCCACCGTGGACGCTCTTAACGGCGCTCGGTACCGTATTTGCCGTGCTTCTGACTTGGTATATCAGGAGCGTTCATCGCCACCAAGAATTGGATAAACGAGAACGAGAGCTTATCGAACGTCGGCGGGAAAATGCGCACAGAGAAAAAGAGTTTGTAACGCGATGTGAAGAAGGAAAAGAGAGGTTGTTCAACGAACGCTATGCGCGGGCAATTGAGCTTCTCGGCAACGATGACATCGACGTTAAACTGGGCGCTGTTTACGCCCTCGATCGACTCGCCGGCGATTCCGAGAAGGATCGTGCGACGATCATCAACTACTTTATGGCGTTAGCTCGCCGTATCGCACCGGCGGAAGTTCACATCGAGCAAGATGGAGAAACTGGAGAAAGGAAAAACATAAAAGATCGATCCACGCCATTGGACGGGCCAACAAAAGTCCTTTTACAGGTAATCATAAATTCAATTGGAAAGTATTTTTCAGACGTTGCCGAAGAACAGAGACCGAAATTTCAAAATATCGATTTGAGGGGAATGAGATTCATTAGAATGAATCTTGAAGGAGTGAGATTCACGGAATGTTTGTTGGATAACGCGATATTCCACTTTACGAATTTGGATCGGGGAGAATTCCGGCATATCGATTTCGGATCATCGACAATATCCAGTTCGTCTCTTCGTAAAGCACGGGTGTATTATTCCATTTTTAAAGATGGCATTTGGGAGTATGTGGAAGCTGGGGGCTGCCGCTTTTTTGATTCGGAGTACGAAAATTCTTGGGGGCCTAGTGTAGCACTGACCAAGGCTTATTTCGCTTTTATGACGTTTAGGGGTATGTTGTTCCAGATAGATTTGTCACAGGCGTATTTCGACGACGTCCGATTTGAAGAATGCGAATATCTGCCGGGAGAGGCGAAATTCCCTGAGGGTTTCGACCCGGAGAAAGCAGGGATCACGCGCTTACTCGAATGA